The sequence CCGGCAGTATGCCATGAGACATAAATACCATGGGAGTATTTGGAAAAACAGAGCGAGCCATCATTGCTGTTGTATTGTGTTGCGCATGGATAATATCAATATTTTCATTCACAAAATCAGATAGATTGTTTGTAACTGGTATCCCCCCCGATCTCTCTATTTCCTCTGAAACCTTTCCTAAGATGTTGGAAAATACAAAGACATCATGACCACGTTTTTTAAATTCCATTACTAAGTCAAATGTAAAAAGCTCCGAACCTGCTCTATTTTTAAGATGATGAGTTGTAATTAAAATTTTCATTTATTTTCTTGCAATTATAAAATATTCGTGGCTTATTTTATTATTAAATTCCTTTTCATAGTTTGGCAAATTTCCTTCGATTATTCTGCAAGAAGAAAATATGCACCCATAATTATCAACTTCTTCACGCTTAAATTTATGCAAGAAATTATTTTCCTGATAGTAATCACTTTCAAATCTGGGAAAATTAATGATTGCCACACCACCTTTTTTTAATAATAGATGGATATGACTTATTATTAATTGACGATGATCCGCATCGTTATGTTGCAAAACCATTAGTGAATAAACGAGATCTGCAAATTCTATATTCTTGAATTGATCAATAGTATAAAATTCGACGTTTTCTTCCTTTACGTAATCCCTTGCCTTCACTACAAAATCGGGATTGATGTCCAATCCTATAAATTTTTTCGTTCGGGGAGCTACATATTTTGCAACCCGCCCAATGCCACAGCCGTAATCAACCACTACACTACTTTTATCATAGAAATAAAAAAGTCGTTGGGCTTCTGCGTAACCTTCCTTGTCGAAATCAGCAAAATTATTTCTCGGTAGTATATAATCTCGCCAATTTTCAAGATTTGAAATTTTCGACCAAAATTCTTTTGGATTCTTTACTGACATATCA comes from Candidatus Moraniibacteriota bacterium and encodes:
- a CDS encoding class I SAM-dependent methyltransferase, which codes for MSVKNPKEFWSKISNLENWRDYILPRNNFADFDKEGYAEAQRLFYFYDKSSVVVDYGCGIGRVAKYVAPRTKKFIGLDINPDFVVKARDYVKEENVEFYTIDQFKNIEFADLVYSLMVLQHNDADHRQLIISHIHLLLKKGGVAIINFPRFESDYYQENNFLHKFKREEVDNYGCIFSSCRIIEGNLPNYEKEFNNKISHEYFIIARK